A genomic window from Candidatus Methylacidiphilum fumarolicum includes:
- the cas2 gene encoding CRISPR-associated endonuclease Cas2: MEKTTEKMNEDPSYWWYEAFAPAPREKKPPGDNKMLTVIAYDVCDDRRLHKIAKICEDFGIRVQFSVFECYLEESELEELWQKLLAEIDPKEDRIVAYKIDARLAKEIRTAGTMVCSEKVICFLV, encoded by the coding sequence ATGGAAAAAACTACAGAAAAAATGAACGAAGATCCATCATATTGGTGGTATGAAGCTTTTGCACCTGCACCTAGAGAAAAAAAACCTCCTGGAGATAATAAGATGCTTACTGTTATAGCTTACGATGTGTGTGATGACCGAAGGCTACATAAAATAGCCAAAATCTGTGAAGATTTTGGAATAAGAGTCCAGTTTAGCGTTTTCGAATGTTATCTTGAAGAATCAGAACTAGAAGAATTGTGGCAAAAGCTGCTTGCGGAAATTGATCCTAAAGAAGACAGGATTGTCGCCTATAAAATAGATGCTAGACTAGCAAAGGAGATTAGAACTGCTGGAACAATGGTGTGTTCTGAAAAAGTAATCTGCTTTTTGGTATAA
- the cas1 gene encoding CRISPR-associated endonuclease Cas1, producing the protein MPSAYILQTYAKVSLCSERLQVVSYNKENGTEELIREIPLRELERLVLDQTVSITTPALCELLLRNIPISFIGFNGQILGGFFPPPNSHGLWRLKQYQNCLDPKSVLAYSKQLVKAKIYNQRRSLQRLSSNRKINNENDIEWLNHLLFKVASAATVDEIRGYEGASTARYFQCWATFLPQEFPFERRSNRPPLNPVNACISFGATLLYNEMTALIHLHGLDPALGFLHAPENERWSLALDLIEPFRPVIVEALALDLFSHKILNKEHFEKKNGGCYLNELGRKKFLAQYETRLERQFQSEFSGSRTTLRAQLEGCVCSFKAALEDPSKFEPFLMN; encoded by the coding sequence ATGCCTTCAGCCTATATCCTGCAAACCTATGCTAAAGTTTCACTTTGTTCCGAAAGACTTCAAGTCGTTAGTTATAACAAAGAAAATGGCACTGAAGAACTTATCAGAGAAATTCCTCTAAGAGAACTAGAACGGCTTGTTTTAGACCAAACCGTCTCAATAACTACTCCTGCCCTTTGCGAACTATTATTAAGAAACATTCCTATTTCTTTTATAGGCTTTAATGGACAAATCTTAGGAGGATTCTTTCCCCCTCCCAATTCCCACGGACTATGGAGGCTAAAACAATACCAGAATTGTCTAGATCCTAAATCTGTCCTTGCTTATTCAAAGCAGTTAGTTAAGGCCAAAATCTATAATCAAAGACGCTCTCTTCAAAGACTCAGTTCAAATAGAAAAATTAATAATGAAAACGATATCGAGTGGCTTAACCATCTTCTTTTTAAAGTAGCTTCAGCAGCAACCGTAGACGAAATTAGAGGCTATGAAGGAGCCTCTACAGCACGTTACTTCCAATGTTGGGCGACATTTCTACCACAAGAATTTCCTTTCGAACGTCGATCAAATCGTCCTCCTCTCAATCCTGTTAATGCCTGCATTTCATTCGGGGCAACACTTCTTTATAATGAAATGACTGCTCTTATTCATCTTCATGGTCTTGATCCAGCTTTAGGATTTTTGCATGCTCCAGAAAATGAAAGATGGTCTCTTGCCTTAGATCTCATTGAGCCATTTAGACCGGTAATTGTAGAAGCATTAGCACTAGATCTTTTCAGCCATAAGATCCTCAATAAAGAACATTTCGAAAAGAAAAATGGAGGCTGTTATTTAAACGAATTGGGAAGAAAAAAATTTCTTGCGCAATATGAAACAAGACTTGAAAGACAGTTTCAATCTGAATTTTCTGGCTCCAGAACGACTCTAAGAGCACAACTAGAAGGATGTGTTTGCTCTTTTAAAGCTGCTTTGGAAGATCCAAGCAAGTTTGAACCATTTTTAATGAATTAA
- the csm6 gene encoding CRISPR-associated ring nuclease Csm6 — MNQNKEIILLAVIGISPAVITETLWALAEENPPIYPKYIDIVTTAIGKKVIEKELLEPRGKCLWEEFRNWLIKEKNIPKDSHILREIKVIVSPFLDQGKCLELEDIRNIKDNEETADYILEEVRKITENPDTQLIASVAGGRKTMGILLYSAVSMLGRKGDRITHVLVNEPYDDPRLQPKFYFPQQKEQILKTITGNIVYAKDAKIELADIPFVKFRELFPKEFGRLPGRFTDLVWQYSKEIKELYPQVGFDSQTGEMIVNEKKIKLKGKELLFFAFLWDRLEKNLPPLGCHKEVDKPFKVFAVEWKKKNQQLSHLFPEHSNFDEDDSKKCLSNLRKKLNDRGLNKFVDLIFPLRSGVGLSNSIKMKDNS, encoded by the coding sequence ATGAATCAAAACAAAGAGATCATTCTGCTCGCTGTCATTGGGATATCCCCAGCCGTTATTACGGAAACGTTGTGGGCACTGGCAGAAGAAAATCCACCTATTTATCCAAAATATATTGACATTGTTACTACAGCTATTGGAAAGAAAGTGATCGAGAAAGAGCTTTTAGAGCCAAGAGGAAAATGTCTTTGGGAAGAATTTAGAAATTGGTTAATTAAAGAAAAAAATATCCCGAAGGATTCTCACATTCTAAGGGAAATTAAGGTAATTGTTTCACCTTTCTTGGATCAAGGCAAATGCTTAGAATTAGAGGATATCCGGAACATTAAAGACAATGAGGAAACAGCAGATTATATTCTAGAGGAAGTTCGGAAAATTACAGAAAATCCTGACACTCAGCTTATTGCCTCCGTAGCAGGAGGTAGAAAAACAATGGGCATCCTCCTTTATAGTGCTGTTTCTATGCTAGGCAGAAAAGGAGATAGGATAACTCATGTATTAGTAAACGAACCTTATGATGATCCAAGATTACAACCTAAATTTTATTTTCCACAACAAAAAGAACAGATCCTAAAAACAATTACAGGAAATATAGTCTATGCCAAAGACGCAAAAATTGAGTTAGCAGATATTCCTTTTGTAAAATTCAGAGAGCTTTTCCCTAAAGAATTTGGAAGACTTCCGGGGCGGTTTACAGATCTTGTCTGGCAGTATTCAAAAGAAATAAAAGAGCTTTATCCTCAAGTAGGCTTTGATTCGCAAACTGGGGAAATGATCGTTAATGAGAAGAAAATTAAGTTGAAAGGGAAAGAGCTTTTATTCTTTGCTTTTCTTTGGGATCGTTTGGAAAAAAATCTTCCGCCATTGGGTTGTCATAAAGAAGTTGATAAACCTTTCAAAGTGTTTGCAGTAGAATGGAAGAAAAAAAACCAGCAATTAAGTCATTTATTTCCGGAACACTCTAACTTTGATGAAGATGATTCCAAAAAATGTTTAAGTAACCTACGGAAGAAATTAAACGACCGTGGGTTAAATAAATTTGTTGATCTCATATTTCCACTTAGAAGTGGAGTTGGCCTTTCCAATTCCATCAAAATGAAAGACAATTCTTAA
- the crn3 gene encoding CRISPR-associated ring nuclease Crn3/Csx3, translating to MNNLKLKIIDTPDFQILKISITGNGILEASILKNIELPKVNYAKGVILYGRAPIWIYGFFVHQFHPCRWIAIFDPRMGGIIIEAHHIEAPQLGYVIPIEVIQPHVESNQNLLQDTVQSTAQSKTSSPPSTLIIALVGPPHSGKSVFLMLLQESLKRILPISFYQEKTYTIRACPDGEGNWFHEAYPYSKTLRFKNQWNQSFVDNICQHIKEISKTKRLLFVDCGGKIDRFNHQILGLCNSALIVSRDDLLAAEWRGATQILGLNLLAQIQSVQENISTVISSSPILTVKLGKLERGINPEEVVLPEELIKKIQSLIS from the coding sequence ATGAATAATCTTAAATTAAAAATTATAGACACTCCTGATTTTCAAATTCTAAAAATAAGTATTACGGGCAATGGAATACTAGAAGCTTCCATTTTGAAAAACATAGAACTGCCCAAAGTTAACTATGCAAAAGGTGTCATTTTGTATGGTCGTGCCCCTATATGGATTTATGGATTTTTTGTCCATCAATTCCATCCATGCCGCTGGATAGCTATCTTTGATCCACGAATGGGAGGGATCATCATTGAAGCGCATCATATAGAGGCCCCTCAGCTGGGCTATGTGATTCCAATAGAAGTTATCCAGCCTCATGTGGAATCCAATCAGAATCTACTTCAAGATACGGTACAGTCTACAGCCCAATCAAAGACCTCTTCTCCTCCTTCTACTCTCATCATTGCACTTGTTGGCCCCCCTCACAGCGGCAAATCCGTCTTTCTCATGCTCCTTCAAGAATCATTAAAAAGAATCCTGCCTATTTCCTTTTATCAGGAAAAAACATACACCATTAGGGCCTGTCCAGATGGAGAAGGCAACTGGTTTCATGAAGCTTATCCATACAGTAAGACCCTGCGTTTCAAGAATCAATGGAATCAGTCTTTTGTCGATAATATTTGTCAGCATATTAAGGAAATTTCCAAGACAAAAAGACTTCTTTTCGTTGATTGTGGGGGAAAGATTGATCGATTTAACCATCAAATTTTAGGCCTCTGTAATTCAGCGCTTATTGTTTCCAGAGATGATCTTCTGGCTGCAGAGTGGAGAGGAGCTACTCAGATACTAGGCCTGAATTTACTTGCGCAAATTCAAAGCGTTCAAGAAAACATATCCACAGTTATTTCTTCTTCCCCTATCCTTACCGTCAAACTAGGGAAACTGGAAAGAGGAATCAATCCTGAGGAGGTTGTTTTACCCGAAGAACTAATAAAGAAAATCCAGTCTTTGATTAGCTGA
- the csx2 gene encoding TIGR02221 family CRISPR-associated protein, whose protein sequence is MNLLQLSFLGTGNYRSTKYSFSQRRHHETKFFPLALALEKHPKTIFMALTKKIENGDNWKELKEEFKAKNFKYEIICIPEGKEEQELWDIFESIAKMIPKQSELIIDITHGYRSLPLIALSTIVYLRQVKEVNIKGIFYGAYEANKNDITPVFDLSIFLDLIEWLGASKRFIDLGDSSEFAKLLNKIQNELYQEKDKEEKKPTHLKNLGSSLKDLSLALNLSRVLEIPKICKRVEDILKNQELREEINKWAKPLDLVIDEVKETYKATAFDGLHGQIELAKKYLQHGYVMQCATLLREWIISYVCEVIQDDSNDPEKRKEVENILNNLGHKIRNNRPEDSLQSREDKENIKNKLSSLDPKLIEAWSRIIQVRNDLAHCGMGRKKEILANELKNQVEKALDSIEELLQNHE, encoded by the coding sequence ATGAATCTTCTTCAGCTGTCTTTCCTTGGTACAGGAAATTATAGAAGTACTAAGTATTCCTTTTCTCAAAGGAGACATCATGAAACAAAATTTTTCCCGCTAGCATTAGCTTTAGAAAAGCATCCTAAGACCATATTTATGGCTCTTACGAAGAAAATAGAAAATGGGGATAATTGGAAAGAGCTTAAAGAAGAATTTAAAGCTAAGAACTTCAAATACGAAATCATTTGTATTCCAGAGGGAAAAGAAGAACAAGAGCTTTGGGATATTTTTGAATCGATTGCTAAAATGATTCCCAAACAATCTGAGCTTATCATAGACATAACCCATGGTTATAGATCTTTACCTTTAATAGCCCTTAGTACCATAGTCTATCTTAGACAAGTCAAAGAAGTGAATATTAAAGGAATATTTTATGGAGCTTATGAAGCAAATAAAAATGATATAACTCCTGTGTTTGATCTTTCTATATTTCTTGATCTAATTGAATGGCTTGGAGCAAGTAAAAGATTCATTGACCTTGGAGATTCTTCTGAATTCGCCAAATTGTTAAATAAGATCCAAAACGAGCTGTATCAAGAAAAAGATAAAGAGGAAAAAAAACCAACGCATCTCAAAAATCTTGGATCGTCATTGAAAGATCTCTCTTTAGCTTTAAATCTCAGTCGAGTTTTAGAAATACCAAAAATATGTAAAAGAGTTGAAGATATACTGAAGAATCAAGAATTACGAGAAGAGATTAATAAATGGGCTAAACCACTTGACTTAGTAATTGACGAGGTCAAAGAAACATATAAAGCAACAGCTTTCGATGGCCTTCATGGTCAAATTGAGCTTGCTAAGAAATATCTTCAACACGGTTATGTTATGCAATGTGCAACCCTTCTTAGAGAATGGATCATAAGTTATGTATGCGAAGTGATCCAAGATGACTCGAATGATCCTGAAAAAAGAAAAGAGGTTGAAAATATACTTAATAACTTGGGACACAAAATCCGTAATAATCGCCCAGAAGATTCTCTTCAATCAAGAGAAGACAAAGAAAATATCAAAAACAAGCTTTCTTCCCTTGATCCAAAACTTATAGAAGCTTGGAGTCGAATAATACAAGTAAGAAATGATCTCGCGCACTGCGGCATGGGAAGAAAAAAAGAAATATTGGCAAATGAATTAAAAAATCAGGTAGAAAAAGCCCTTGATTCTATCGAAGAACTCCTCCAGAACCATGAATAA
- the cmr1 gene encoding type III-B CRISPR module RAMP protein Cmr1, with protein sequence MRKKAELSRKAEVRVPFIRGQLRWWLRLLGGFNCLSEDACKLESNIFGSAVSSSLASKPIIKALSVHRSKRKSKENLGAGKPKNRQAIEQDSKFKLQVRWKGAPSPFSSLNDALSNMHTLINIWIHLRALGAKSSKEFGAMTFTTVSSSLAIEEGSQFF encoded by the coding sequence ATGCGAAAGAAAGCAGAACTTTCTAGAAAAGCTGAAGTAAGAGTGCCATTTATTCGTGGGCAGCTTCGCTGGTGGCTAAGGTTGCTTGGAGGGTTTAATTGTCTAAGTGAAGACGCTTGCAAACTAGAAAGCAATATCTTTGGTTCAGCAGTAAGCAGTTCTTTAGCTTCAAAACCAATCATAAAAGCCCTCTCAGTGCATAGAAGCAAAAGAAAGTCCAAGGAGAATCTTGGAGCAGGCAAGCCCAAAAATAGGCAAGCCATCGAACAAGACTCCAAGTTTAAATTACAGGTAAGATGGAAAGGTGCACCTTCTCCTTTTAGTTCCCTAAATGATGCGCTAAGTAACATGCACACTTTAATTAATATCTGGATTCATTTAAGAGCTCTTGGAGCTAAATCCAGCAAGGAGTTTGGTGCTATGACTTTTACCACAGTATCCTCTTCTTTAGCTATAGAAGAGGGCTCTCAATTTTTTTAA
- the cmr6 gene encoding type III-B CRISPR module RAMP protein Cmr6, which yields MNDNVAKKDKLLLINDVESVLNTISIESRSLLLEKYIDPRIKKDERKAQFSTAINIKNPNITKYRLQSIWNSLYSKLKDASLLFAQLQSRMMVNMAGGVLENAGLCLDRFGIPYIPGSAAKGCARRMAIEKLLEASEHEKIQLLSQIALVFGWSELDWKNENNSDFYYGCSNTPPLVDDVVDQAAGLVLEAMSIPTKTDDKLRNQLIKTVPNYAGTIRFLPAYPIPENFYPTEEKKLVGNELELDVITCHHQKYYSHETGWEDAWDKEDPIPVFFPAVSPYLIFCFCIHPSTRRANGKVKDFALEWLKNGLESFGIGAKTAAGYGWFKDCTNKVEEKLEKIRKEEEIRQKEQEEKRKKEEEEERRKIEKEKKQQKFEEATKGMSPEEKEAFKLHSEKNDQQFKDKLINDFLKSDANQQLVFYLCIKKHKPGVWEEINKAAQQSPKKEVRKKWANISQKLKEIAKNRKERLP from the coding sequence ATGAATGATAATGTAGCTAAGAAAGATAAGTTATTGCTCATTAATGATGTAGAAAGCGTGCTGAATACAATATCTATTGAATCACGCTCCCTTCTTCTTGAAAAATACATCGATCCAAGAATTAAAAAGGATGAACGAAAAGCTCAATTTTCTACAGCAATTAATATAAAAAATCCGAACATAACAAAATACAGGCTTCAATCAATCTGGAATAGTCTTTATAGCAAACTCAAAGATGCAAGCTTACTCTTTGCCCAATTACAATCTCGAATGATGGTTAACATGGCTGGTGGAGTCCTTGAAAACGCTGGGTTATGTCTAGACCGTTTTGGAATTCCGTATATCCCTGGTAGTGCAGCCAAAGGCTGTGCCAGGAGAATGGCTATAGAAAAGCTTTTAGAGGCTTCTGAGCATGAGAAAATACAGCTTTTAAGTCAAATTGCTCTTGTGTTTGGCTGGTCTGAATTGGACTGGAAAAACGAGAATAATTCTGATTTTTATTATGGCTGTTCTAATACCCCCCCCCTTGTTGATGATGTTGTTGATCAAGCGGCAGGGCTTGTATTAGAAGCCATGTCCATTCCTACTAAGACAGATGATAAACTCCGAAACCAACTCATTAAAACTGTTCCCAATTATGCTGGCACTATTCGCTTCTTGCCTGCTTATCCCATTCCAGAAAATTTCTATCCTACAGAAGAAAAAAAGCTAGTGGGAAATGAACTGGAACTTGACGTTATTACATGTCATCATCAAAAATATTATTCTCATGAAACAGGCTGGGAGGATGCATGGGACAAAGAAGATCCTATTCCGGTCTTTTTCCCAGCTGTTAGTCCTTATCTTATCTTTTGTTTCTGTATCCATCCTTCTACGAGGCGGGCTAATGGAAAAGTAAAAGATTTTGCTCTAGAATGGCTCAAAAATGGATTGGAATCCTTTGGTATTGGAGCAAAAACAGCTGCGGGTTACGGGTGGTTTAAGGATTGCACAAATAAGGTTGAAGAAAAGCTAGAGAAGATAAGAAAAGAAGAGGAAATAAGACAAAAGGAACAAGAGGAAAAAAGAAAAAAGGAAGAAGAAGAAGAAAGAAGAAAAATAGAAAAGGAGAAAAAACAGCAGAAATTTGAAGAAGCAACAAAAGGGATGAGTCCAGAAGAAAAAGAAGCTTTTAAGCTTCATTCTGAAAAAAATGATCAACAATTTAAAGACAAACTAATCAACGATTTCCTTAAAAGTGATGCAAATCAGCAGCTAGTTTTCTACCTATGCATAAAAAAGCATAAACCCGGAGTCTGGGAAGAAATTAACAAGGCTGCTCAACAAAGTCCAAAAAAAGAAGTTAGAAAAAAGTGGGCGAACATCTCTCAAAAACTTAAAGAGATTGCTAAGAATAGAAAGGAACGCCTGCCATGA